A window of Pseudocalidococcus azoricus BACA0444 contains these coding sequences:
- the ppk1 gene encoding polyphosphate kinase 1, producing MPPTNPTEPPQMTDIDLKAKEYYFNRALSWLEFNKRVLQEAYDPRTPLLERLKFMAIHSSNLDEFFMIRVAGLKQQVESGITEGSADGIPPQEQLAAIRQYLRPTVTEQHRFFELELRPRLAQEGIFLLHYADLHPEQQAYLHQYFINQIFPILTPLAIDPAHPFPYISSLSLNLLVSVQDPTSGQELFARVKVPGGFPRFVTLPNHLPRSDQHQGGAWVGIPLEDVIAHNLESLFPGMKILNHYAFRITRSADLELETDKADDLLIAIEQEIRKRRFGSVVRLEVQKQIPPSIRHTLIDELDIDETDVYDVEGLLCLNNLFSLLELPLPHLKDPSWHPITPASFHRVDERESQFSLNTLDPTVELEHWEAAAGELFGLIRERDLLVHHPYHSFVTTVQRFITLAAYDPKVLAIKMTLYRTSGDSPIVKALIAAAENGKQVAVLVELKARFDEENNILWARKLEKVGVHVVYGVPGLKTHTKTLLVVRQEAGEIRRYVHIGTGNYNPKTAGLYEDLGLFTCCPDLGADLTDLFNFLTGYSRQRDYRKLLIAPVTMRDRMLALIQREIEHSRSGGQGRIIAKMNAITDGQIIRALYAASQAGVEIDLIIRGMCCIRPGVPGVSERIRVISVIGRFLEHSRIFYFENNGNPEYFIGSADWRSRNLDRRVEAIVPITDPHTGTELKGILDLMLSDNRQAWDLQPDGRYQQRRPADHEPERGTHAVLMEMTRKELKERYFN from the coding sequence ATGCCCCCAACCAACCCCACGGAACCCCCACAGATGACTGACATTGACTTGAAAGCAAAAGAATACTACTTTAATCGGGCTTTGAGTTGGCTGGAATTTAATAAACGGGTCCTACAGGAAGCCTATGATCCCCGCACGCCATTATTAGAGCGTTTGAAATTCATGGCCATCCATAGCTCGAATCTGGATGAGTTTTTCATGATTCGGGTCGCTGGCCTGAAGCAACAGGTCGAAAGTGGGATCACCGAAGGGAGTGCCGATGGGATTCCGCCCCAAGAACAATTGGCAGCAATCCGGCAATATCTACGTCCAACCGTCACCGAGCAACATCGGTTTTTTGAGTTAGAGTTGCGCCCGCGTCTGGCCCAAGAGGGGATTTTTCTGTTGCATTATGCGGATCTCCATCCCGAACAACAGGCCTATCTCCACCAGTACTTTATTAACCAAATTTTTCCAATCCTTACCCCCCTAGCCATTGATCCGGCCCATCCCTTTCCCTATATTTCCAGCCTCAGTTTGAACCTCCTCGTCAGCGTCCAAGATCCCACCTCTGGTCAAGAGTTGTTTGCCAGAGTCAAAGTCCCCGGTGGGTTTCCCCGTTTTGTCACCCTTCCCAATCATTTACCCCGTTCCGATCAGCATCAAGGCGGGGCCTGGGTCGGCATTCCCCTCGAAGATGTCATTGCCCACAACCTAGAATCCCTATTTCCGGGGATGAAGATTCTTAATCATTACGCCTTTCGGATTACCCGCAGTGCTGACCTAGAGCTAGAAACAGACAAAGCCGATGATTTGTTGATTGCCATTGAACAGGAAATTCGCAAGCGGCGGTTTGGCTCGGTGGTGCGTTTAGAAGTACAAAAACAGATTCCCCCCAGTATTCGCCACACCTTAATTGATGAATTGGATATTGATGAAACCGATGTCTATGATGTCGAGGGCCTGTTGTGCCTGAATAACCTCTTTTCGCTGCTGGAACTCCCTCTGCCCCATCTGAAAGACCCCAGTTGGCATCCGATTACCCCTGCGAGTTTTCATCGCGTTGATGAGCGGGAATCCCAATTTTCTCTGAACACCCTGGATCCAACCGTTGAACTTGAGCATTGGGAAGCCGCCGCCGGAGAACTATTTGGCCTAATTCGCGAGCGAGATCTCTTGGTTCACCATCCCTATCACAGCTTTGTGACCACCGTCCAACGCTTCATTACCCTAGCCGCCTATGATCCGAAGGTATTAGCGATCAAAATGACCCTCTACCGCACCTCTGGGGATTCACCCATTGTCAAGGCCCTAATTGCGGCGGCAGAAAATGGCAAGCAGGTGGCTGTATTGGTGGAGTTAAAGGCCCGCTTTGATGAGGAAAATAATATCCTCTGGGCCAGGAAACTGGAAAAAGTCGGGGTTCATGTGGTCTATGGTGTCCCAGGCCTGAAGACCCATACCAAAACCCTATTGGTGGTGCGCCAAGAAGCTGGGGAAATTCGCCGCTATGTCCACATTGGTACGGGCAACTACAACCCCAAAACAGCTGGACTTTATGAAGATTTGGGCCTGTTCACCTGCTGTCCTGATCTGGGGGCCGACCTGACGGATTTATTTAATTTCCTGACTGGATATTCTCGTCAGCGGGACTATCGGAAATTATTAATTGCCCCAGTCACCATGCGGGATCGGATGTTGGCCTTAATCCAGCGGGAAATTGAACACAGTCGCAGCGGCGGCCAGGGGCGGATTATTGCCAAAATGAATGCGATTACCGATGGGCAAATCATTCGGGCCTTATATGCAGCCTCCCAGGCCGGGGTGGAGATTGACCTGATTATTCGGGGGATGTGCTGTATTCGCCCAGGTGTTCCCGGCGTGAGTGAGCGGATTCGGGTCATCAGTGTGATTGGACGGTTTTTGGAACATTCCCGCATCTTTTACTTTGAAAATAATGGTAATCCGGAATACTTTATTGGCAGTGCGGATTGGCGTTCTCGGAACCTAGATCGGCGGGTGGAGGCGATTGTCCCGATTACGGATCCCCACACTGGGACTGAATTAAAAGGGATTTTGGATTTAATGCTCAGTGATAATCGCCAGGCCTGGGATTTACAACCCGATGGCCGTTATCAACAACGTCGGCCAGCAGACCATGAGCCAGAACGGGGAACCCATGCCGTTTTGATGGAGATGACCCGCAAAGAACTCAAGGAACGATACTTTAATTAA
- a CDS encoding histone deacetylase family protein translates to MLVIYSPEFLNHKTGPYHPERPQRLEAIVKLLQDAAWANQLTWQLPTQVKDRDPLAWINLVHQPQYLQTLQGLAESLRDQERGHLDPDTVISGESYQVALLAVNAWLDGVSQTWNTDQPSFVLARPPGHHALPERGMGFCLLANAAIAAHYALSLPGISRVAILDWDVHHGNGTQACVESLPNIAYCSLHQSPHYPYTGASHEQGQYQNVLNIPLDAGSTGADYHQAMTDRVIPFLKAFNPDLLLVSAGYDAHRDDPLSEILLTPGDYAQLTQACLSLTRKTVFGLEGGYDLGGLATSVRATVATCLGQGIDEP, encoded by the coding sequence ATGCTTGTTATTTATTCTCCTGAGTTTCTTAACCATAAGACCGGCCCCTACCACCCGGAGCGTCCGCAACGCCTTGAGGCGATTGTTAAACTTCTCCAAGATGCGGCCTGGGCGAACCAATTAACCTGGCAATTGCCCACCCAAGTTAAAGATCGCGATCCCCTGGCCTGGATTAACCTTGTCCATCAACCCCAATATCTCCAGACCCTACAAGGGTTGGCTGAGAGTTTAAGGGATCAGGAACGGGGACATTTGGATCCGGATACGGTGATTTCGGGGGAAAGTTATCAAGTTGCGCTATTGGCCGTGAATGCCTGGCTAGATGGGGTTAGTCAAACGTGGAATACCGATCAGCCCAGTTTTGTCTTGGCTCGCCCCCCCGGCCACCATGCCTTACCCGAACGGGGAATGGGGTTTTGTTTGTTGGCCAATGCGGCGATTGCGGCCCACTATGCCCTGAGCTTACCGGGAATTTCACGGGTGGCAATTTTGGATTGGGATGTGCATCACGGGAATGGCACCCAGGCCTGTGTGGAATCTTTGCCTAACATTGCCTATTGCTCATTACATCAGTCGCCCCATTACCCCTACACCGGCGCGAGTCACGAACAGGGCCAGTACCAAAATGTCTTGAACATTCCCCTGGATGCGGGTAGTACGGGAGCCGACTATCACCAGGCCATGACGGATCGCGTGATTCCCTTCCTCAAAGCCTTTAATCCGGATCTGCTTCTGGTGAGTGCCGGGTATGATGCCCATCGGGATGATCCTCTCTCGGAGATTTTACTGACTCCAGGGGACTATGCCCAACTCACCCAAGCCTGTTTATCCTTGACGCGCAAGACGGTGTTTGGCCTGGAGGGGGGATATGACTTAGGGGGCCTGGCTACTTCGGTAAGAGCTACCGTTGCAACTTGTTTAGGGCAGGGGATTGATGAACCATGA
- a CDS encoding DUF3598 family protein yields MNQMWSALLLHQGTWRGTSAYFDGQGTFQSATPTTVSLTPSLDQQTIRQENQYFDAQGQLSQTKAWEYSSLSRSVLFFDNGAFSQGSTQSGPYGDFGAEFGLIAGDRRLRGIPLYRNGQLETITLIQEYRQDNPPIELPALTPGQLTGIWQGTATTLYPDFRNPTQVQTQLEITFDGQHLHQSLHYGQERINSTGAWDGEHLTFSGNHPIKLFCLPGGGSAVLPLAIPTRQGFFLELAWLVNPQLRLRLGRHYDSSGAWQCLTLVEETKIS; encoded by the coding sequence ATGAATCAGATGTGGTCGGCCTTGTTGTTGCATCAGGGGACTTGGCGGGGAACCTCGGCCTATTTTGATGGACAAGGGACTTTCCAATCGGCAACTCCAACGACCGTTAGCCTTACCCCGAGCCTAGATCAGCAAACCATCCGCCAAGAGAACCAATATTTTGATGCCCAAGGTCAACTCAGCCAAACCAAGGCCTGGGAGTACAGTAGCCTTAGTCGTAGTGTTTTATTTTTTGACAATGGCGCATTTTCCCAAGGCTCAACCCAATCTGGCCCCTATGGGGACTTTGGCGCAGAATTTGGCTTGATTGCGGGAGATCGGCGGCTGCGGGGGATTCCGCTCTATCGCAATGGGCAACTGGAAACCATTACCTTGATCCAGGAATATCGGCAAGACAATCCTCCAATCGAATTACCGGCTTTGACTCCAGGCCAACTCACGGGCATTTGGCAGGGAACGGCAACTACCCTTTATCCTGATTTTCGCAATCCGACTCAGGTTCAAACACAGCTAGAAATTACCTTTGATGGTCAACACCTGCACCAATCGCTCCACTACGGCCAGGAAAGGATTAACTCAACCGGGGCCTGGGATGGTGAACATCTGACATTTTCTGGGAATCATCCCATCAAACTCTTTTGTTTGCCCGGTGGTGGCTCAGCGGTTCTCCCGTTAGCAATTCCGACTCGGCAAGGGTTTTTCTTGGAATTAGCTTGGCTGGTAAATCCTCAATTACGGTTGCGTCTCGGTCGGCATTATGATTCCAGCGGGGCCTGGCAATGCTTAACATTGGTGGAGGAAACAAAAATCAGTTAG
- a CDS encoding Uma2 family endonuclease — MTVALERDPEREIEYPDSDGQPMADNTLQFRWIVLIKENLEYLFLPQADVFVAGDLLWYPVEGRPDIRVAPDVMVAFGRPKGERGSYRQWQEGNIAPQVVFEILSPGNTTKEMSRKLLFYNRYGVDEYYIYDPDKNELTGLERQQGELLPIETIENWVSPRLGIRFELTASTLNLYDPQGNLFLTPVQIRQRAEYEAQRADQEAQRAKLEAQRADQAMQQAEYEAQRAEAEKARADRMAAKLQALGIDPN; from the coding sequence ATGACTGTTGCCCTAGAAAGAGACCCGGAACGCGAGATTGAATATCCTGATAGTGATGGCCAACCAATGGCTGATAACACCCTCCAGTTTCGTTGGATTGTCCTGATTAAAGAAAACTTAGAGTATCTGTTTTTACCCCAGGCCGATGTCTTTGTGGCCGGCGATTTGCTCTGGTATCCCGTGGAAGGTCGTCCTGATATTCGAGTCGCGCCCGATGTGATGGTGGCATTTGGCCGACCCAAGGGGGAACGCGGCTCCTATCGGCAGTGGCAAGAGGGCAATATTGCGCCCCAAGTCGTGTTTGAAATTCTCTCTCCCGGCAATACCACCAAAGAAATGAGCCGGAAGCTGCTGTTCTATAACCGCTATGGCGTGGATGAATATTATATTTACGACCCGGATAAGAATGAACTCACAGGCCTGGAACGACAACAGGGTGAACTTCTCCCGATTGAGACCATAGAGAACTGGGTAAGTCCCCGTTTAGGGATTCGCTTTGAGTTAACAGCCTCAACCCTGAATCTTTATGACCCCCAAGGCAACCTATTTTTAACCCCCGTCCAGATCCGTCAACGGGCCGAGTATGAAGCCCAACGAGCGGATCAAGAGGCCCAACGAGCAAAACTTGAAGCCCAGCGAGCAGACCAAGCAATGCAACAGGCCGAATATGAAGCCCAGCGGGCCGAAGCAGAAAAAGCCAGGGCAGATCGAATGGCCGCTAAACTCCAGGCCTTGGGGATTGACCCTAACTGA
- a CDS encoding DUF5615 family PIN-like protein — translation MTMQFLTSSSISKSVKIKFLADENLDNKILKGLLQKHKSIDIVRVQDVGLSGKSDPTVLAWAAEEKRILLTHDVKTIIKHASERIHQALPMPGVILIKSPPFLSQVIEDILVIWECTDPIDFDNRIEFLPLK, via the coding sequence ATGACAATGCAATTTCTCACCTCAAGTAGCATCAGTAAATCAGTCAAAATAAAATTTCTTGCTGATGAAAATTTAGACAATAAAATTCTGAAAGGCCTACTTCAAAAACACAAATCAATTGATATTGTCCGAGTTCAAGATGTTGGTCTATCAGGAAAAAGTGATCCAACCGTTTTGGCCTGGGCTGCTGAGGAAAAGCGAATTTTGTTAACCCATGATGTTAAGACAATCATTAAGCATGCCAGTGAACGTATCCATCAAGCTCTGCCAATGCCGGGCGTGATACTGATTAAATCACCTCCATTCCTCAGCCAAGTCATCGAAGATATTTTAGTGATTTGGGAGTGTACTGATCCAATAGACTTTGATAACCGTATTGAATTTTTGCCACTCAAGTAA
- a CDS encoding DUF433 domain-containing protein: MQLTITPELLPLSFDADDVVRVGKTRVTLDTVITVFKGGARPEEIIECYPVLTLAQVYAVIAYYLNNETEVEAYLCQRQQEAGQIYANFTKKFPQSDLKEKLLAHQAKKS, translated from the coding sequence ATGCAACTCACAATTACCCCTGAACTTCTTCCCTTGAGCTTTGATGCTGATGATGTCGTGAGAGTCGGAAAAACGCGAGTGACTTTAGATACGGTCATTACTGTCTTTAAGGGTGGGGCAAGACCAGAGGAAATTATAGAGTGTTATCCAGTTTTAACCTTGGCTCAAGTTTATGCTGTGATTGCCTACTACCTTAACAATGAAACTGAAGTTGAAGCGTATTTATGTCAACGTCAGCAAGAGGCAGGACAGATTTACGCTAATTTTACAAAAAAATTTCCTCAATCCGACCTGAAAGAGAAACTGTTGGCTCATCAAGCTAAAAAGTCATAA